In a genomic window of Roseiflexus castenholzii DSM 13941:
- a CDS encoding GNAT family N-acetyltransferase: protein MTDDLAPTLTGEYIELRPLAERDLPHLLKVYQGTPLYFDGLGDRADRLTLDDVRTQWQRAQESLDRVLFGVYHPVTGLLIGAADVQIGAPRSDTAAVWLLIWGGFQRQGYGQECLALIESWLIPKYVTTLCAIATHNEEGISFLELQGFRRTDLPAEPPIGRGKAFWMCW from the coding sequence ATGACCGATGATCTCGCTCCGACGCTGACCGGTGAGTATATCGAATTGCGGCCACTTGCTGAACGCGATCTGCCCCATCTGTTGAAGGTATACCAGGGAACGCCGCTCTATTTTGACGGTCTGGGAGACCGCGCGGATCGCCTGACGCTCGATGATGTGCGCACCCAATGGCAACGGGCGCAAGAGTCGCTAGATCGAGTGCTATTTGGCGTGTATCATCCGGTCACCGGTCTGCTGATCGGTGCGGCAGACGTTCAGATCGGTGCGCCACGATCAGATACAGCGGCGGTCTGGTTGCTGATCTGGGGTGGGTTTCAGCGTCAGGGGTACGGGCAGGAGTGTCTGGCGCTTATCGAGTCCTGGCTGATTCCGAAATATGTCACTACCCTGTGCGCGATTGCGACCCATAATGAGGAGGGAATTTCCTTCCTCGAATTGCAGGGCTTTCGCCGGACGGACCTCCCCGCAGAACCGCCGATCGGTCGCGGCAAGGCGTTCTGGATGTGTTGGTGA